From the genome of Verrucomicrobiia bacterium, one region includes:
- a CDS encoding sigma-70 family RNA polymerase sigma factor — MPTIAADVELVRRAKAGDLAAFETLVSRHERQIYTLAWRLLQNQHDAEDVTQQAFLSALEGLAGFREEASFATWLNRIATYAALKVIRKRKGLDTVSLEATTEPSEDYDSIPRPEYIADWRESPERLVERNEIRELLDAALIELDDKHRLVFLLRDVEGLSGAETAATLGLTEANVKVRLLRARLQLREHLTRVLGDSARRLLRPHDHA, encoded by the coding sequence ATGCCGACAATTGCCGCAGACGTCGAACTGGTCCGCCGCGCGAAGGCTGGTGATCTCGCCGCCTTCGAGACGCTGGTTTCTCGTCACGAGCGGCAGATCTACACGCTCGCCTGGCGGCTGCTGCAAAATCAACACGACGCCGAGGATGTCACCCAACAGGCTTTTCTAAGCGCGCTGGAAGGACTGGCGGGTTTCCGCGAGGAAGCCAGTTTTGCCACCTGGCTGAATCGCATCGCCACCTACGCCGCGCTCAAAGTCATTCGCAAACGTAAGGGACTCGACACGGTTTCGCTCGAAGCGACGACCGAACCGTCGGAAGATTACGATTCCATTCCGCGCCCCGAGTACATTGCTGACTGGCGCGAATCTCCCGAACGGTTGGTGGAGCGTAATGAAATCCGGGAACTGCTGGATGCGGCGCTGATCGAACTCGACGACAAGCACCGTCTCGTTTTCTTGTTGCGCGATGTGGAGGGCTTGTCCGGTGCCGAAACAGCCGCCACCCTGGGGTTGACGGAAGCCAATGTGAAGGTGCGGCTGCTCCGCGCCCGCTTGCAGCTACGTGAACATTTAACCCGCGTGCTGGGCGACTCCGCCCGCCGTTTGTTGCGTCCGCACGATCACGCATGA
- a CDS encoding TolC family protein: MKRVWSLLGLWLAVGLASSSAAPWTLEQALQYAATNSPEARLAQHRIAAAQAGLAQSRAAFSPQLQFQSGYVRTDNPLLAFGSFLNQRAVTPSLNFNDVPDQDDLNVKGLLTVPLYAGGSNVAGRDAARARAAAAREAAAGVRNALSFEVARTFYTAIKAREFIKATEASVRAYESNRVAATRRYEIGTLLKSEVLDVEVRLAQARETAVQARNAHALALRAFQNVLGMESETIELADPPSEPQSSPDWRAPAQRPELAASAQRLEAAAAEVRRAGAGYKPRLNAFGSLDYDYGTRTERDGKSYTAGVLLQWDLWDGAGTKARRAEAKANLETATEQDRKLRLDLAFELEQARLAFRESSERLAVTAKTIAQAAESVELTRSRFEQGLALATQLIDAETALVAAQVRRAEAEADQRIAAAAVRKALGWSQLESSTSP, from the coding sequence ATGAAGCGCGTCTGGAGTTTGCTCGGTTTGTGGCTCGCGGTTGGACTGGCCAGTTCCAGCGCCGCGCCGTGGACTTTGGAACAGGCGCTGCAATACGCCGCCACCAACAGTCCGGAAGCGCGCCTCGCGCAGCATCGCATTGCGGCCGCGCAAGCGGGGCTGGCGCAGTCGCGCGCCGCCTTTTCGCCGCAACTCCAATTCCAATCCGGTTATGTGCGCACGGATAATCCGCTGCTCGCCTTTGGCAGTTTTCTAAATCAACGCGCCGTTACGCCGAGCTTGAATTTCAACGACGTGCCCGATCAGGACGACCTCAATGTCAAAGGGCTGTTGACCGTGCCGCTTTATGCGGGCGGAAGCAACGTGGCCGGACGCGATGCGGCGCGGGCGCGAGCCGCCGCCGCGCGGGAAGCCGCCGCCGGCGTTCGCAACGCGCTGAGCTTCGAAGTGGCCCGGACGTTTTACACCGCCATCAAGGCGCGCGAATTCATCAAGGCCACCGAAGCGAGCGTGCGCGCTTACGAATCCAATCGGGTCGCCGCCACCCGCCGTTACGAAATCGGCACGCTGCTCAAATCCGAGGTGCTGGACGTGGAAGTGCGATTGGCCCAAGCCCGCGAAACGGCGGTGCAGGCGCGCAACGCCCACGCGCTCGCCTTGCGCGCTTTTCAAAACGTGCTGGGCATGGAATCGGAAACCATCGAACTCGCCGATCCGCCATCAGAACCGCAGTCATCGCCGGATTGGCGCGCTCCGGCCCAACGTCCGGAATTGGCCGCCAGTGCGCAGCGATTGGAGGCCGCGGCCGCGGAGGTGCGTCGCGCTGGTGCCGGTTACAAACCCCGCCTGAACGCGTTTGGCAGTTTGGATTACGATTACGGCACGCGCACCGAGCGCGATGGCAAGAGCTACACGGCGGGCGTGTTGTTGCAATGGGATTTATGGGATGGCGCCGGCACAAAAGCGCGCCGCGCGGAAGCCAAAGCCAATCTCGAGACCGCCACCGAACAGGATCGCAAATTACGCCTCGATCTCGCTTTCGAGCTTGAACAAGCCCGGCTGGCGTTTCGCGAGTCGAGTGAACGCCTGGCCGTTACCGCGAAAACCATCGCGCAAGCCGCCGAAAGTGTGGAGCTAACCCGCTCGCGGTTCGAGCAGGGCCTCGCACTTGCCACCCAATTGATTGACGCGGAAACCGCGCTGGTCGCGGCGCAAGTGCGGCGCGCCGAAGCGGAGGCGGATCAACGCATCGCCGCCGCCGCCGTGCGCAAAGCGCTGGGCTGGTCGCAACTGGAATCATCAACGTCACCTTGA
- a CDS encoding nodulation protein NfeD, with product MNRYLSTLVVVLMLGLTFKPQAAQVGLMKIEGAIGPATAEYVGRAVQVAGARGDECLIIQLDTPGGLLDSTKVIVQKFLAAPVPIVVFVSPSGAHAGSAGCFITIAADIAAMAPTTSIGAAHPVSIGGNPTGGEEKTDDVMKQKLENFTTSYIETIATKRKRNVEWAKSSVKESAAITSEQALEMNVIDIVAKDLPDLLKQLDGREAHGRTLHTLDAVIEPIPMVARERVFQLLWRPEVMFLLMLMAIYGIIGELSNPGAILPGVVGGIALILALYMASILPVNIAGLALIGLALLLFIADVFAATHGVLTAGGIAAFLLGALMLFDKAEPGFRLSLAYIVPGVVVTALFFIFVAGAGLKAQLLPVRVGRETLLGQVVKALTPIDAGSGKVFIEGEYWNAVSAAPVAAGQLVEVIAVNGLTLTVKPKTS from the coding sequence ATGAACCGTTACCTATCAACCCTGGTGGTCGTGCTGATGCTTGGCTTGACGTTCAAGCCGCAGGCGGCTCAGGTCGGTTTGATGAAAATCGAGGGGGCGATTGGTCCCGCCACGGCGGAGTACGTGGGACGCGCGGTGCAGGTGGCGGGCGCCCGAGGAGACGAGTGTTTGATCATTCAACTGGACACTCCCGGCGGCCTGCTGGATTCCACCAAAGTCATCGTCCAAAAATTCCTTGCCGCGCCAGTGCCCATTGTTGTTTTCGTGTCGCCTTCCGGCGCCCATGCCGGCAGCGCCGGTTGTTTCATCACCATTGCGGCCGATATCGCGGCGATGGCGCCGACCACGAGCATTGGCGCGGCGCATCCCGTTTCCATTGGCGGCAATCCCACCGGCGGTGAAGAGAAAACCGACGACGTCATGAAACAGAAGCTGGAAAATTTTACAACCAGCTACATCGAAACCATCGCCACCAAACGCAAGCGTAACGTCGAATGGGCGAAGTCGTCCGTCAAAGAGAGCGCGGCCATCACTTCGGAACAGGCGTTGGAAATGAATGTGATTGATATCGTGGCCAAGGATTTGCCGGATTTGCTCAAACAACTGGACGGACGCGAAGCGCACGGCCGCACGCTGCACACGCTGGACGCGGTGATTGAACCGATTCCGATGGTGGCGCGGGAAAGGGTGTTTCAACTGCTGTGGCGTCCGGAGGTGATGTTCCTGCTGATGCTGATGGCGATCTACGGCATCATTGGCGAGTTGAGCAATCCGGGCGCGATCCTGCCAGGAGTCGTGGGCGGCATCGCTTTGATCCTGGCCTTGTATATGGCTTCGATTTTGCCGGTCAATATTGCCGGGCTGGCGTTAATCGGGCTTGCCTTGTTGTTGTTTATTGCCGACGTTTTTGCCGCCACGCACGGCGTGCTGACCGCGGGCGGCATCGCCGCGTTTCTATTGGGCGCCTTGATGTTGTTCGATAAAGCGGAGCCGGGTTTCCGCCTGTCCCTGGCTTATATTGTGCCGGGCGTGGTGGTGACCGCGTTGTTTTTCATTTTCGTGGCGGGCGCCGGTTTGAAGGCGCAATTGCTGCCCGTGCGAGTCGGGCGCGAAACGCTGCTCGGCCAGGTGGTCAAGGCCTTGACGCCAATTGATGCGGGGAGCGGCAAAGTTTTTATCGAAGGCGAGTATTGGAATGCGGTATCGGCAGCGCCAGTGGCCGCCGGCCAACTCGTGGAAGTCATCGCCGTGAACGGATTGACCCTGACAGTAAAACCAAAAACCAGTTAA
- a CDS encoding site-specific DNA-methyltransferase, whose protein sequence is MIVTPAKNSRRPPASTRGRQKAFTITSEPDNKIFKNDFVQLHYDDSLNVYDSWPSPTVIVSDGGYGVLGFDGDTSDHLALPEWYEPHIKVWSGRATPQTTLWFWNSEIGWAAVHPVLEKYGFRYVNANVWNKGKGHIAGNVNTAKIRRFPVVTELCVQYSFEARLSGVPLKEWLLNEWKRTGLPLWKANEACGVADAAVRKYLDRGHLWYCPPPDKFQMLANYANKHGHAIGKPYFSIDGKHPLTAHEWEGMRYKFRCPHGFTNVWERNALHCAERVKAPNGKAAHLNQKPLDLMALIINASSDEEDVVWETFGGLFSASYAAEQLRRKAYAAEIDRTYFQIGVGRFTAPMPLNLAL, encoded by the coding sequence ATGATTGTCACGCCCGCAAAGAATAGCCGTCGACCTCCAGCAAGCACTCGCGGACGCCAGAAAGCGTTCACCATCACGTCAGAACCAGACAACAAAATTTTCAAAAACGATTTTGTCCAGCTTCACTACGATGACAGCCTAAATGTTTATGATTCGTGGCCGTCACCGACAGTGATTGTATCGGACGGTGGCTATGGGGTGCTGGGGTTTGATGGCGATACTTCCGACCACTTGGCCTTGCCGGAGTGGTATGAGCCGCACATCAAGGTTTGGTCCGGTCGAGCCACGCCGCAAACCACACTCTGGTTTTGGAACTCGGAAATCGGTTGGGCAGCCGTGCATCCTGTACTCGAGAAATACGGTTTTCGCTACGTGAACGCCAATGTTTGGAACAAAGGCAAGGGGCATATCGCGGGGAACGTGAACACGGCGAAAATTCGGCGCTTCCCCGTTGTGACGGAACTTTGCGTTCAGTACTCCTTTGAGGCTCGCTTGAGTGGGGTTCCGCTCAAGGAATGGTTGCTGAACGAATGGAAACGGACTGGACTACCGTTGTGGAAAGCAAATGAGGCTTGCGGCGTTGCGGATGCCGCAGTCAGAAAGTATCTCGACCGGGGACATCTCTGGTATTGTCCGCCGCCGGACAAATTTCAGATGCTCGCCAATTACGCCAACAAACACGGTCATGCGATTGGCAAACCATATTTTTCCATCGACGGAAAACACCCGCTAACTGCTCACGAATGGGAAGGGATGCGCTATAAGTTTCGTTGCCCGCACGGATTTACGAATGTTTGGGAGCGTAATGCCCTTCATTGCGCCGAGAGAGTGAAAGCGCCGAACGGCAAGGCTGCGCACCTGAATCAGAAGCCGCTAGATTTAATGGCCCTGATCATCAATGCCTCGTCCGATGAGGAAGATGTCGTTTGGGAAACCTTTGGTGGCCTCTTTAGTGCGTCATATGCGGCGGAACAATTGCGGCGGAAAGCGTACGCGGCAGAGATTGACCGAACGTATTTTCAAATCGGCGTGGGGAGATTCACTGCACCAATGCCTTTGAATCTTGCGCTGTGA
- the trpE gene encoding anthranilate synthase component I, whose translation MITPTLDEFLKLAETGNLIPVTCRILADIETPLSAYRKIRGQGESFLFESVEGGEHLGRYSFVGCNPRAVIKQTNDRVEVIEAGKVVGRYTVERNPLAPAAGEPDAAGSVRDGLEVVERVMKKYRPVTLPGLPRFTGGAIGFIGYEFIHDIEPVVPRPAHDELHTPIIYFLVADELLVFDHVAQTITILVNAAIDEATSPAEAYETAAEEIERLLSLLEQPSEHQPVSVPSEVPSIPFTSNVAKEKFLANVTASKKYITAGDIIQVVGSQRFSVETKASPVDVYRAARSVNPSPYMFLLELDGFSLVGASPEIHVRCEDRQVEIRPIAGTRRRGKTADEDAALEKELLADPKERAEHVMLVDLARNDIGRVCDFGSVQVRDLMIIERYSHVMHIVSSVGGQLAADKTNYDLMRATFPAGTVSGAPKIRAMQIISELERTTRGPYAGCVGYFSFNGNLDTCITIRTTLLKDGKAYVQAGGGWVNDSQPEAEFQETVNKSKAMLKAVALAESFAKTT comes from the coding sequence ATGATTACGCCGACATTGGACGAATTTTTGAAACTGGCGGAGACGGGGAACTTGATTCCCGTCACTTGCCGCATTCTTGCGGACATTGAAACACCCCTCTCGGCCTATCGCAAAATTCGCGGTCAGGGTGAGTCATTCCTGTTCGAGTCGGTCGAAGGCGGTGAACACCTCGGGCGCTACTCTTTTGTCGGCTGCAATCCGCGCGCCGTCATCAAACAGACCAACGATCGCGTGGAGGTGATCGAAGCCGGAAAAGTCGTGGGGCGTTATACGGTCGAACGAAATCCTCTCGCCCCAGCCGCTGGAGAGCCGGACGCGGCGGGAAGCGTTCGCGACGGCCTCGAAGTTGTCGAACGCGTGATGAAAAAATATCGTCCCGTCACGTTGCCGGGACTGCCGCGTTTCACCGGTGGCGCGATTGGGTTCATCGGTTACGAATTCATTCATGACATCGAACCCGTCGTGCCGCGCCCGGCTCACGACGAGTTGCACACTCCGATCATATACTTCCTGGTGGCTGATGAATTACTCGTGTTCGATCACGTCGCGCAAACCATCACCATCTTGGTCAATGCAGCCATTGACGAAGCCACCAGCCCCGCCGAGGCGTATGAAACTGCCGCGGAAGAAATCGAGCGCCTGCTTTCGTTGTTGGAACAGCCATCCGAACACCAGCCCGTGTCCGTCCCGTCGGAAGTTCCATCCATCCCATTCACCTCCAACGTCGCGAAGGAAAAGTTTCTCGCCAATGTCACCGCGTCCAAGAAATACATCACCGCCGGCGACATCATCCAGGTGGTCGGTTCGCAACGCTTCAGCGTCGAGACGAAAGCCTCGCCCGTGGATGTTTATCGCGCCGCCCGCTCGGTGAACCCCTCGCCCTATATGTTTCTGCTGGAACTCGACGGCTTTTCGCTCGTCGGCGCTTCACCGGAAATCCATGTGCGCTGCGAAGATCGGCAGGTGGAAATTCGGCCGATCGCCGGTACGCGCCGCCGCGGCAAAACCGCCGACGAAGACGCCGCCTTGGAAAAGGAACTGCTCGCCGACCCCAAGGAACGCGCCGAACACGTCATGCTGGTGGACCTCGCGCGCAACGACATTGGGCGCGTGTGCGATTTCGGCAGCGTGCAGGTGCGCGACCTGATGATCATTGAGCGTTACAGCCACGTCATGCACATCGTGTCGAGCGTCGGCGGGCAACTGGCGGCGGACAAAACCAACTACGACCTGATGCGCGCGACCTTTCCGGCGGGGACGGTGAGCGGCGCGCCGAAGATCCGCGCCATGCAGATCATTTCGGAACTCGAACGAACCACACGCGGCCCGTATGCCGGTTGCGTCGGTTACTTCAGCTTCAACGGCAATCTGGACACCTGCATCACCATCCGCACGACCTTGCTCAAGGACGGCAAAGCCTACGTGCAGGCCGGCGGCGGCTGGGTCAACGACTCCCAACCCGAAGCCGAATTCCAGGAAACGGTGAACAAAAGCAAGGCCATGCTCAAAGCCGTGGCGCTGGCGGAAAGTTTTGCGAAAACGACGTAA
- a CDS encoding zf-HC2 domain-containing protein — protein sequence MKCAELMKLLNEYVDGSVDPAICEEFEHHLAGCNPCQVVVDNIRQTITLYRDGQPYELPVKYRRRLHTALRRQWKQLHAADPSSK from the coding sequence ATGAAGTGCGCCGAGTTGATGAAGTTGTTGAACGAATACGTGGATGGTTCGGTGGATCCCGCCATCTGCGAGGAATTCGAGCACCATCTCGCCGGATGCAATCCCTGTCAGGTGGTGGTGGATAACATCCGCCAAACCATCACCCTGTATCGCGACGGCCAGCCTTACGAACTGCCCGTCAAATACCGGCGGCGCCTGCATACCGCGCTTCGCCGTCAGTGGAAACAACTTCATGCCGCTGATCCGTCGTCGAAATAA
- a CDS encoding efflux RND transporter permease subunit: MNPEPTQPIVAPLGLAGRVARAFIDSKLTPLLIVASVLLGVFAVVMLPREEEPQIKVPMIDVLVSMPGFNAKEVEERATRPMEKLLWEIPGVEYIYSTSKSGESLAIVRFQVGEDLERSLVLLNQKLQQNFDRIPHGVSQPLIKARSIDDVPILALTFHSPHYDHLTLRRLVAQVDDAVKQVPLVAETTLIGGAQRQVQVLLDPAKLASRNLSPAGLVPMLQQANRQFTAGGLTSENREVVIETGAFLRNAEEVGNVVVGVFGGKPVYLREVAEIQDGAEEPTQYVLFGAGAAHPTTAPIGEEPAVTLSIAKRPGANAITVAEQVLRKVDALKGREIPADISVAITRHYGETAAEKSNELLWHMAIAVLGVSVLIWLTLGWRESFIVGVAIPSTLALTLLVFYLHGFTLNRITLFALIFSIGILVDDAIVVVENIVRHFHLPYNKGRKWSTIAIEAVGEVGNPTILATFAVIAAVLPMAFVGGLMGPYMRPIPIGSSAAMFWSLLIAFMVTPWASIRILRWGRKYSRLTAGTAVTADPSPHLHSEHPEDIFTKLYRHMMDPLIYRAKWRWGFLIGIVALLLGALALVGIGWVKVKMLPFDNKSEFQIILNMPEGSALERTAQAAREIAAAIRSEPEVTDYQIYAGIASPFNFNGLVRHYFMRRGANVADIQVNLVPKSARKAQSHDIAKRVRPRVTAIVQKYGARVAVAEVPPGPPVLQTLVAEIYGPDEAARHALARQVINIFTNTPGVVDTDWYIEADQPKVRFVIDKEKAALHGISAETISQTLAIAVGGASVDLLHVPREKEDVNIVLQLPLASRTSPEELLALRVRSGDANALPEPVASSAGVTTGTAPPPLIPLRELVTMERTLTDKSIYHKNLMPVTYVIGDVAGAIESPVYAILKMNQALAQLDTREFGGAGASLKIHNAAQPFTDHAPSLKWDGEWHITIEVFRDLGLAFGACLVLIYVLMVGWFRSFFTPVVVMMAIPFSLVGIMPAHGALGAFFTATSMIGFMAGAGIVVRNSIILVDFIELRLREGMPLAEAVVDAGAVRFRPMLLTAMAVVVGASVILADPIFQGLAISLMAGEVASLLISRMAVPVLYYMAFRHKHART; encoded by the coding sequence ATGAACCCCGAACCGACTCAACCAATCGTGGCGCCGCTCGGTCTCGCGGGCCGGGTGGCGCGCGCCTTCATTGATTCCAAACTGACGCCGCTGCTCATCGTGGCGTCGGTGTTGCTGGGCGTGTTTGCGGTCGTGATGTTGCCGCGCGAGGAGGAGCCGCAAATCAAGGTGCCGATGATTGACGTGCTGGTTTCCATGCCCGGCTTCAACGCGAAGGAGGTCGAGGAACGCGCCACGCGTCCGATGGAAAAATTGCTCTGGGAAATTCCGGGCGTGGAGTACATCTACTCGACCTCGAAGTCCGGTGAGAGTCTGGCCATTGTGCGGTTCCAGGTGGGTGAAGATCTGGAGCGCAGCCTGGTGTTGTTGAACCAAAAGTTGCAGCAGAACTTTGATCGCATCCCGCACGGGGTTTCCCAACCGTTGATCAAGGCCCGGTCCATTGATGACGTGCCGATTCTGGCGCTGACGTTTCACAGTCCGCACTACGATCATCTCACGTTGCGCCGGCTGGTTGCACAGGTGGATGACGCGGTAAAGCAGGTCCCGTTGGTCGCGGAAACCACGCTCATCGGCGGCGCGCAGCGTCAGGTGCAGGTGCTGCTTGATCCCGCCAAACTGGCCTCGCGCAATCTCTCCCCGGCGGGGCTGGTGCCGATGTTGCAACAGGCGAACCGGCAATTCACCGCTGGCGGTTTGACCAGTGAAAACCGCGAGGTGGTGATCGAGACCGGCGCGTTTTTGCGCAACGCCGAGGAAGTCGGCAATGTGGTCGTGGGCGTGTTCGGCGGCAAACCGGTTTACCTGCGCGAAGTGGCGGAGATTCAGGATGGCGCGGAAGAACCCACTCAATATGTATTGTTCGGTGCGGGCGCGGCGCATCCGACGACAGCGCCAATCGGAGAGGAGCCCGCCGTCACCCTATCCATCGCCAAGCGTCCCGGCGCGAACGCCATCACGGTGGCCGAACAGGTGCTGCGCAAAGTGGATGCACTTAAGGGTCGCGAAATCCCTGCGGATATTTCCGTGGCCATCACCCGTCACTACGGCGAGACTGCCGCCGAAAAATCCAACGAGCTGCTGTGGCACATGGCGATTGCGGTGTTGGGCGTCTCGGTACTGATCTGGTTGACGCTCGGCTGGCGCGAATCGTTCATCGTGGGCGTGGCCATTCCTTCCACGCTTGCGCTCACGTTGTTGGTGTTTTACTTGCACGGATTCACGCTGAACCGCATCACTCTCTTCGCGTTGATCTTCAGCATCGGCATTCTGGTGGACGACGCCATCGTGGTCGTGGAAAACATCGTTCGCCATTTTCATCTGCCCTACAACAAAGGCCGCAAATGGAGCACCATCGCCATTGAAGCCGTGGGTGAAGTGGGCAACCCCACCATCCTCGCGACGTTCGCGGTCATCGCCGCCGTGCTGCCGATGGCGTTCGTCGGCGGGCTGATGGGGCCGTACATGCGGCCAATTCCCATCGGCTCCAGCGCCGCCATGTTTTGGTCGTTGCTCATCGCGTTCATGGTCACGCCGTGGGCGAGCATTCGCATTTTGCGTTGGGGTCGAAAATACTCCCGGCTTACGGCCGGAACGGCCGTCACCGCCGACCCCTCGCCGCACCTGCACTCGGAACATCCCGAGGATATTTTCACCAAACTCTACCGCCACATGATGGACCCGCTCATCTATCGCGCGAAGTGGCGTTGGGGGTTTCTGATCGGCATCGTGGCGCTGTTACTCGGCGCGCTGGCCTTGGTTGGTATTGGCTGGGTAAAGGTGAAAATGCTGCCGTTCGACAACAAGAGCGAGTTTCAAATCATCCTGAACATGCCGGAAGGCAGCGCGCTGGAACGCACCGCCCAGGCCGCCCGGGAAATCGCCGCCGCCATTCGCAGCGAGCCGGAAGTGACGGATTATCAGATCTACGCCGGGATTGCATCGCCATTCAACTTCAACGGTCTCGTGCGCCATTACTTCATGCGTCGCGGCGCCAACGTGGCGGACATTCAAGTGAATCTCGTACCCAAGAGCGCCCGCAAAGCGCAGAGTCACGACATCGCCAAACGCGTGCGACCGCGCGTGACCGCCATTGTGCAGAAATACGGGGCGCGCGTGGCCGTCGCCGAAGTGCCGCCCGGCCCGCCGGTGCTGCAAACCTTGGTCGCGGAAATCTACGGACCGGATGAAGCCGCTCGTCACGCCCTCGCGCGTCAGGTCATCAATATCTTCACCAATACCCCCGGCGTGGTGGATACGGATTGGTACATCGAAGCCGATCAACCCAAGGTGCGCTTCGTCATTGATAAGGAAAAAGCCGCGCTGCACGGCATTAGCGCCGAAACGATCTCGCAAACGCTGGCTATTGCCGTCGGTGGAGCCTCCGTGGATTTGCTGCATGTGCCGCGCGAAAAGGAAGATGTCAACATCGTGTTGCAACTGCCTTTGGCGAGCCGCACCAGCCCGGAGGAATTGCTGGCATTGCGCGTGCGCTCCGGCGACGCGAACGCTTTGCCGGAACCAGTGGCGTCATCCGCAGGGGTCACGACGGGAACGGCGCCACCACCGCTGATTCCTCTGCGTGAGTTGGTGACCATGGAACGCACGCTCACCGACAAGAGCATTTATCATAAGAACCTCATGCCGGTCACCTACGTGATCGGCGACGTCGCGGGCGCAATTGAAAGCCCCGTCTATGCGATTCTAAAGATGAACCAGGCGTTGGCCCAACTCGATACGCGTGAGTTTGGCGGCGCGGGCGCAAGCCTCAAAATTCACAACGCCGCCCAACCGTTCACCGATCACGCGCCGTCGCTCAAATGGGATGGCGAATGGCACATCACCATCGAAGTCTTTCGCGACCTGGGTCTGGCCTTCGGCGCGTGCCTGGTGCTGATCTACGTGTTGATGGTCGGTTGGTTCCGTTCGTTCTTCACCCCGGTGGTGGTGATGATGGCGATTCCCTTCTCGCTGGTGGGCATCATGCCCGCGCACGGTGCGCTGGGCGCGTTTTTCACCGCCACCTCGATGATTGGCTTCATGGCGGGCGCGGGCATTGTGGTGCGCAACTCCATCATTCTGGTGGATTTCATTGAACTGCGCCTGCGCGAAGGTATGCCGCTGGCGGAAGCCGTGGTGGATGCCGGCGCGGTGCGCTTTCGTCCCATGCTGTTGACCGCGATGGCTGTGGTGGTGGGGGCCAGCGTAATCCTGGCCGATCCGATTTTCCAAGGACTGGCCATTTCCTTGATGGCGGGAGAAGTAGCCTCTTTGCTCATCAGTCGCATGGCCGTGCCGGTGCTGTATTACATGGCTTTCCGGCACAAACACGCCCGAACCTGA
- a CDS encoding DUF2892 domain-containing protein translates to MKMQQIIRRFAGAFVLSSLLLAYLHSRYWLWFTAFVGFNLLQSSFTNFCPLETMLKKCGVGRATESCGGGPTPTCAPPKGS, encoded by the coding sequence ATGAAAATGCAACAAATCATCCGCCGGTTTGCCGGGGCGTTCGTCCTGTCGAGTTTGCTCCTGGCGTATCTGCACAGCCGCTACTGGCTTTGGTTCACCGCGTTCGTCGGGTTCAACCTGCTGCAATCGTCCTTCACCAACTTCTGCCCGCTGGAAACCATGCTCAAGAAATGCGGTGTGGGTCGGGCAACGGAAAGTTGCGGCGGCGGCCCGACGCCGACTTGCGCACCGCCCAAGGGATCATGA
- a CDS encoding efflux RND transporter periplasmic adaptor subunit gives MKPTVVLIGVIASAMTLVLSGCGRQPERNPPAPLPEVAVTVTTVELKQRPALEEVVGTVRAKLRTVIEAKVSGRIEQMPVALGAKVKTGDQLVQLSAPEIQAKLDQAQALQQQADADLKRFAALLETATLTRAEFDNAQARARVAQAAVAEAETLLGYTQIRSPYAGVVTRKYADVGDLASPGKPLLEMEDATVLRLEADVPEAVIGRLQLGDKLPVRIASLADALEGVVSEMAPAADPNSRTFLVKLDLPRAAGLRAGQFGRVAMAVGETTALRVPASAVVTRGQMEIIFVVVDGHAQLRLVKTGKPLGAEIEVVSGVNAGEQVVTANAASLQDGQPLTLKP, from the coding sequence ATGAAACCCACAGTCGTCTTGATCGGAGTAATCGCCAGCGCCATGACGTTGGTCCTGAGCGGTTGCGGTCGGCAACCGGAACGCAACCCGCCCGCGCCCCTGCCCGAAGTCGCCGTCACCGTCACCACCGTTGAATTGAAGCAGCGCCCGGCGTTGGAGGAAGTCGTGGGTACGGTGCGCGCCAAATTACGGACGGTGATTGAAGCCAAGGTCAGTGGTCGCATCGAACAGATGCCGGTTGCCCTCGGCGCCAAAGTCAAAACCGGCGATCAGCTCGTGCAACTCAGTGCGCCGGAAATTCAGGCGAAGCTTGATCAAGCCCAGGCGCTGCAACAGCAGGCCGACGCGGATTTGAAACGCTTCGCCGCGTTGTTGGAAACCGCCACGCTCACTCGAGCGGAGTTCGACAACGCCCAAGCCCGCGCCCGCGTGGCGCAAGCGGCGGTGGCCGAGGCCGAAACGCTTTTGGGTTACACGCAGATCCGGTCGCCCTACGCGGGAGTCGTCACCCGCAAATACGCTGACGTCGGCGATCTGGCTTCGCCCGGAAAGCCCCTGCTGGAAATGGAAGATGCCACGGTGTTACGGCTCGAAGCCGACGTGCCCGAAGCGGTCATCGGCCGGTTGCAACTCGGCGATAAATTGCCGGTGCGCATCGCCTCGCTTGCCGATGCGCTTGAAGGCGTGGTCAGTGAGATGGCTCCCGCCGCGGATCCGAACAGCCGCACCTTCCTTGTGAAACTTGATCTGCCCCGCGCCGCCGGTTTGCGCGCTGGTCAGTTTGGTCGCGTGGCGATGGCGGTGGGCGAAACCACCGCGCTGCGCGTGCCGGCCTCCGCCGTGGTGACGCGTGGGCAGATGGAAATTATTTTTGTGGTCGTGGATGGCCACGCGCAACTCCGCCTGGTGAAAACCGGCAAACCCCTTGGCGCGGAGATTGAAGTGGTTTCCGGAGTGAATGCCGGTGAACAAGTCGTCACCGCCAACGCGGCGAGCTTGCAGGACGGTCAACCGTTGACGCTCAAACCATGA